The following coding sequences lie in one Lolium perenne isolate Kyuss_39 chromosome 2, Kyuss_2.0, whole genome shotgun sequence genomic window:
- the LOC127335103 gene encoding uncharacterized protein, whose translation MAGAALLPVALLVCLALASGADAARKPVGFYELKNKKGDFSIKVTNWGATLVSVFVPDCKGNVADVILGYDTVAEYVNGTASFGSTVGRVVNRIAKSRFVLDGKAYHLFPNDGNNSIHGGHRGFGKVIWTVKEYVSGGDSPYITFFYHSFDGEQGFPGDLDVYATYRLSSPYELSISMNATATTKATPVNLANHAYWNLAGHDSGDVLQQELQILASSYTPLDDTKIPTGQIEPVAGTIYDFLKPTPVGEHMDIVPGGGGGYDLNFVVNGEQDAFRQVARVEDPKSGRGMEVWANQPGVQLYTSNWVINEKGKNGKVYGQYGALCLETQAYPDAVNHPEFPSSIVRPGQVYKHDMAIKFYA comes from the exons ATGGCGGGAGCTGCACTGCTTCCTGTTGCCTTGCTGGTGTGCCTTGCGTTGGCCAGCGGAGCCGATGCTGCCCGGAAGCCGGTCGGTTTCTACGAgctcaagaacaagaagggggacTTCTCCATCAAGGTCACCAACTGGGGAGCCACCCTCGTGTCTGTCTTTGTTCCTGACTGCAAAG GAAACGTCGCCGATGTCATCCTTGGGTACGACACCGTTGCTGAATATGTT AATGGTACTGCTTCATTCGGATCGACGGTTGGGCGCGTCGTCAACAGAATCGCCAAGTCCCGCTTCGTGCTCGACGGGAAAGCCTACCATCTCTTCCCTAACGACGGCAACAACTCCATCCACG GCGGCCACAGGGGTTTCGGCAAGGTCATCTGGACGGTGAAAGAGTATGTGAGCGGCGGTGACTCCCCGTACATTACCTTCTTCTACCACAGCTTCGACGGAGAGCAAG GGTTCCCGGGCGACCTGGACGTGTACGCGACGTACCGGCTCTCCAGCCCGTACGAGCTGAGCATCAGCATGAACGCGACGGCCACGACCAAGGCGACGCCGGTGAACCTCGCGAACCACGCGTACTGGAACCTCGCCGGCCACGACAGCGGCGACGTCCTCCAGCAGGAGCTCCAGATCCTCGCGTCGAGCTACACGCCCCTCGACGACACCAAGATCCCGACGGGCCAGATCGAGCCCGTGGCCGGCACCATCTACGACTTCCTGAAGCCGACGCCCGTCGGCGAGCACATGGACATCgtcccgggcggcggcggcgggtacgACCTCAACTTCGTCGTGAACGGGGAGCAGGACGCGTTCAGGCAGGTGGCGCGCGTCGAGGACCCCAAGTCCGGCCGGGGCATGGAGGTGTGGGCGAACCAGCCCGGCGTGCAGCTCTACACCTCCAACTGGGTCATCAACGAGAAGGGGAAAAACGGCAAGGTTTACGGGCAGTACGGTGCGCTGTGCCTGGAGACACAGGCGTACCCTGATGCCGTGAACCACCCCGAGTTCCCGTCGTCAATCGTCAGGCCCGGCCAGGTCTACAAGCACGACATGGCCATCAAGttctatgcttga